One part of the Oceanihabitans sp. IOP_32 genome encodes these proteins:
- a CDS encoding IMPACT family protein produces MTKKDTYKTIDTATEAVLFKDKNSKFFGYAYPISSEDDVKDHIKDLKKEHHAARHWCYAYQIGTEDLIYRANDDGEPNNSAGMPIYGQIQSFDVTNILIVVVRYFGGVKLGVGGLINAYKTTAQLSLESAKILTKTINIEYLIQFDYKNMNTVMRIIKEKNLNITNQKLELDCQITISVRKNDAKQIFEIFDSLFEITIKKI; encoded by the coding sequence AAAGACACTTATAAAACCATAGACACCGCCACCGAAGCAGTGTTATTCAAGGATAAAAACAGTAAGTTTTTTGGTTACGCATACCCCATATCTTCTGAGGATGATGTCAAGGACCATATTAAAGACTTAAAAAAAGAACATCATGCGGCTCGACACTGGTGTTATGCCTACCAAATTGGCACCGAAGATCTCATTTATCGCGCCAATGATGATGGTGAGCCCAATAATTCGGCAGGAATGCCTATTTACGGCCAAATACAATCCTTTGATGTTACCAATATATTAATTGTGGTTGTGCGCTATTTTGGTGGCGTTAAATTAGGAGTTGGGGGTTTAATTAATGCTTATAAAACCACAGCGCAACTAAGCCTAGAATCCGCAAAGATTTTAACAAAAACGATTAATATAGAATATCTTATCCAGTTCGATTATAAAAACATGAATACGGTCATGCGTATTATAAAAGAAAAAAATCTCAATATCACGAATCAGAAATTAGAACTGGACTGCCAAATTACCATATCTGTAAGAAAAAATGACGCAAAACAGATTTTTGAGATTTTCGACAGCCTATTTGAAATTACCATTAAAAAAATTTAG